In Drosophila yakuba strain Tai18E2 chromosome X, Prin_Dyak_Tai18E2_2.1, whole genome shotgun sequence, a single genomic region encodes these proteins:
- the LOC6523882 gene encoding uncharacterized protein LOC6523882: protein MSATLLLVIFLGLFILLALGTLHRRIFTGSSSSGSNQMALVPAASGVQRGARYDPLEQSSWHKSIRPHIRFLARYIHVPPDFDGVEMPEELYRHMQVLAMLQDQFRAGHLQRSAVSGSVTDFDRYRNQ from the exons GCAACCCTGCTGCTGGTAATTTTCCTGGGTCTATTCATTCTGCTCGCATTGGGTACTCTGCACCGCCGCATCTTCACCGG GAGTAGTAGTAGTGGTAGCAACCAGATGGCCCTGGTGCCGGCGGCGTCAGGCGTTCAAAGAGGAGCCCGCTACGATCCCTTGGAGCAGTCGTCGTGGCACAAATCAATCCGGCCGCATATACGCTTTCTGGCTCGCTACATTCACGTGCCGCCGGATTTCGATGGCGTGGAAATGCCCGAGGAACTGTATCGCCACATGCAGGTGCTGGCCATGCTCCAGGATCAGTTCCGGGCGGGCCACTTGCAAAGGAGCGCAGTTTCCGGTTCCGTGACGGATTTCGATCGTTACCGGAATCAATGA